The nucleotide window AAATCATTAGGCGTACATTCCAAGTGAATACACAGCTTATCAAGTGTTTCAAACGTAATTCCCTTCGCTCTTTCATAATAAATATTTGTGAGTGTTGTTCTTGAAATATCAGCTTCACTAGCTAATTTCGTAATGCTGATACGGCGTTCTGCCATCAATATGCGTAGTCGGTTTTCGTGCATACCTAAACCTCCTAATCTAGTAAATACTCAATTTCGAATGAGCTTTCTAATTGCTTCGTCGCTCGACAATAAGCACACTTCTCGCAACGATGTCCATTTTTCGTGCCAGCCTTTGCTTCTAACATGCTCGGAAGGAGCAACTGGATATATTCACTCTCAAAGCTAAAACGCTCGCTATCGAAGTGCAAAACGGCTTTGTCGGGTGGTGATTCTTTTGTAACGGCCACAATGTAAGGGTTGTAATATCGCCCTGTATTTCGGTAGATGATTTCGCGATATACGTACATTTGCAGCACGTAGTCGTAAGCTTGTACAAATGACACATAGTTGCTGTACTTCTCGCTCCAATAGCGCTTAGCTAGCTCCTGCGTGCTTTTAAGGTCCGTAAAAAACCCTCGCTGGTGATTGATGTTATCGACTTTAATTTTCCATTGTGCGCCAAATAACTCACCTGTCATAATGACCTCTTTTTCACCTTCAAGTGCAAACATGCAAAATCGGTCATTTTTGATGGTTTCTATCATCTCGTCAGCTTTTTCGTAATCAGCATATTTGCCACCACGCGCTTTAAAAATACTGTCGTGATTTTCTTCGGCATATTGAGCGAAAGCTTCGTCACTCTCAAATGCGGCATGTAAATATGAACCTACCGATAAAGCTGTAGAGTGAGGACGAGTAAACTCGCCCTTTAACTCCGCAATCATGGCTGCCTCACATGTCATAGCCTGCTTAAATTGCGACACGCTCATGTAATGTTGGTTTGCTTCTCGCGAATGGTAGTTATCCTTCGTTAGCTGGAACGTTGGCGTTGGCTGCTGCATCGTCCTTCACCTCTTTTTTAAACTCTGCTCCTAAGCCGCCATCGGCTTTTTTGGCATCTTCTTTGTTAAACCAGTCCTCTACCTTGCTCATGCCATCTTTTAAGCTGTTGGCAATGTTTACAAGCTCTACATAATCAAATTCAGTGAATGAATTGGCGCTATATCCAAATTTTTCTTCAACCATTTCTTGTGTTACACGATAATGATTTTTAAAACCTTCTAGCATTTTAGCAACACGGTCTTTTAATGGACCTTGGCTATTGCCCGCTAATGTATCAGTGCATTGTTGAACAGCTTTATCAATAACGTCACCTGGAATAACACCAAGAATACAGGCACGTAAGCGCCGAGCGCCATCATTAGCTACCTTTTCATATACGTCCCTAGGGTCAGTGAGTTGCTTAAGTTTTCCACCCTTTAAACCAATAGCATGCTTTACAGTAAATACTTTTTCCTGACGTACATTCGTTTCAAGGTCCCAACAAAACGCCTTCGCAACAGATTCGCCATTTCGTTGTTCTAGTTCCTGTATACCGTATGATAAGTTGCCCCAATTTTGAGCAATTGCCTCAGCTAAGCGAATAGATGGACCAGTAACATTCGTTCCGCCTTTCGGATAGCGATACATCGCAACTGCCGCAAGCGCTGGGCGTTTACAAGTATCTAAAATGCGTTGCTCAGCAGCGAAAATGTTCCTAGGAAACTGTTTCGCCATGAAAATCTGCCCTTTGACCTCTTCCATTTCGCGTGAAGCACTAGCCATAGCTAATG belongs to Lysinibacillus louembei and includes:
- a CDS encoding helix-turn-helix domain-containing protein, which produces MHENRLRILMAERRISITKLASEADISRTTLTNIYYERAKGITFETLDKLCIHLECTPNDLLIIKT
- a CDS encoding PD-(D/E)XK nuclease-like domain-containing protein: MQQPTPTFQLTKDNYHSREANQHYMSVSQFKQAMTCEAAMIAELKGEFTRPHSTALSVGSYLHAAFESDEAFAQYAEENHDSIFKARGGKYADYEKADEMIETIKNDRFCMFALEGEKEVIMTGELFGAQWKIKVDNINHQRGFFTDLKSTQELAKRYWSEKYSNYVSFVQAYDYVLQMYVYREIIYRNTGRYYNPYIVAVTKESPPDKAVLHFDSERFSFESEYIQLLLPSMLEAKAGTKNGHRCEKCAYCRATKQLESSFEIEYLLD